In one window of Bradyrhizobium sp. AZCC 1721 DNA:
- a CDS encoding SDR family oxidoreductase, whose amino-acid sequence MRIAVVGGTGLIGSAIVAHLFSRGHSVVSMSRSDHSGPGAHRVDISEAKLPAYWLPHLDGIEAVVNCAGVLQDSPGDSTSMVHHHGIANLFAACEQLQIRRVIHFSAIGVDRETPSDFSRSKLAGDKALMERDLDWVILRPSVVIGRAAYGASALMRGLAALPAIPVMPNTGQLQIVLLEDVVRTVEHFLDPAAPARQIIELVGPHRYSFSAVVALFRRWCRWPPARELHLPRFASSLMYKFGDMVSYLGWRPPVRRTAEREIGRGAVGNLEDMQRLGLHPKSLPEFFASEPASVQERWFAGMYLVKPAIFVVLSLFWLSTAFVSLGPGWGYGMGLMGEGGVEGTAAAVTIIAGALADLVIGIAIAYRPTSRYGLYAAIAISFTYAIIGTILVPRLWADPLGPMLKIWPIIVLHFAALAVLEDR is encoded by the coding sequence ATGAGGATTGCCGTTGTAGGAGGGACCGGACTGATCGGATCGGCAATCGTGGCTCACCTGTTCTCGCGCGGTCATTCCGTCGTTTCAATGAGTAGAAGCGACCATTCCGGCCCTGGAGCTCACAGGGTCGATATCTCCGAGGCGAAGTTGCCCGCATACTGGCTGCCGCATCTCGATGGCATCGAGGCGGTTGTGAATTGCGCAGGCGTACTCCAGGACAGCCCCGGCGATTCCACCTCAATGGTGCATCATCACGGCATCGCAAATCTCTTTGCCGCTTGCGAGCAGCTCCAGATCCGTCGCGTCATCCATTTTTCCGCCATCGGCGTCGACCGCGAAACCCCGAGCGATTTTTCCCGATCCAAATTGGCCGGCGACAAAGCGCTGATGGAGCGCGATCTCGATTGGGTCATCTTGCGGCCTTCCGTGGTGATCGGCCGCGCGGCCTATGGCGCCAGCGCGCTGATGCGAGGCCTGGCGGCGCTGCCCGCCATTCCCGTGATGCCGAACACGGGACAGCTCCAGATCGTCCTGCTTGAGGACGTGGTACGGACCGTGGAGCACTTTCTCGACCCGGCCGCGCCCGCGCGGCAGATTATCGAACTGGTCGGCCCGCATCGCTATTCCTTCAGCGCGGTCGTTGCGCTGTTCCGCCGCTGGTGCCGTTGGCCGCCGGCGCGGGAGCTGCACCTGCCGCGGTTCGCTTCCAGCCTCATGTACAAATTCGGCGACATGGTTTCATATCTCGGCTGGCGGCCGCCCGTACGCCGCACCGCCGAACGGGAGATCGGGCGCGGCGCCGTCGGCAATCTCGAAGACATGCAGCGGCTCGGGCTGCATCCCAAAAGCCTTCCGGAATTCTTCGCCTCTGAACCGGCCTCCGTGCAGGAACGCTGGTTTGCCGGCATGTACCTGGTCAAGCCCGCGATCTTTGTCGTTCTATCCCTGTTCTGGCTCTCGACCGCGTTTGTCTCGCTGGGGCCCGGCTGGGGTTATGGCATGGGCCTGATGGGCGAAGGCGGCGTGGAAGGAACGGCTGCGGCGGTGACGATCATCGCGGGCGCCCTGGCCGATCTGGTGATTGGAATTGCGATCGCCTACAGGCCGACCAGCCGCTACGGCCTCTATGCTGCCATCGCGATTTCCTTCACCTACGCGATCATCGGCACCATCCTGGTGCCGCGGCTCTGGGCCGATCCGCTGGGGCCGATGCTGAAGATCTGGCCGATCATCGTGCTGCATTTCGCGGCGCTGGCCGTGCTCGAGGACCGGTGA
- a CDS encoding DUF3072 domain-containing protein gives MSRLSDQVDAPMTPRQLAALRTLSAEAYQPKLFEKNLTAREAERRIAALKAEIELANSF, from the coding sequence ATGTCCCGGCTATCGGACCAGGTGGATGCGCCGATGACGCCGCGCCAATTGGCGGCGCTGCGCACGCTCAGCGCCGAGGCCTACCAGCCAAAACTGTTCGAGAAAAACCTGACGGCCAGGGAAGCCGAGCGGCGGATTGCCGCGCTGAAGGCGGAGATCGAATTGGCGAATTCGTTCTGA
- a CDS encoding DUF2269 family protein, with amino-acid sequence MLYFVLKYLHVVGAAVLLGTGAGIAFFMLAAHLGGKPAVIAGVARIVVIADFIFTATAVVVQPITGTLLVLNVGYSFWDGWIVWSIVLYVITGALWLPVVWMQMRLRDLAVIAAAEGKPLPIEYHRIFWLWFAFGIPAFTAVAIIMWLMIAKPQIGVF; translated from the coding sequence ATGCTGTATTTCGTTCTCAAATATCTCCATGTCGTCGGTGCCGCCGTGCTGCTCGGCACCGGCGCGGGCATCGCCTTCTTCATGCTGGCGGCTCACCTCGGCGGCAAGCCGGCCGTGATCGCAGGCGTCGCCCGCATCGTCGTGATTGCCGACTTCATCTTCACGGCGACCGCCGTCGTCGTGCAGCCCATCACCGGCACGCTGCTCGTGCTGAACGTCGGCTATTCGTTCTGGGACGGATGGATCGTCTGGTCGATCGTGCTGTACGTCATCACCGGCGCGCTGTGGCTGCCGGTGGTGTGGATGCAAATGCGCCTGCGCGACCTCGCCGTGATCGCAGCGGCGGAAGGCAAGCCGCTGCCGATAGAATATCACCGGATTTTTTGGCTATGGTTCGCGTTTGGCATTCCGGCGTTCACCGCAGTGGCGATCATAATGTGGCTGATGATCGCCAAACCGCAGATCGGGGTTTTCTGA